The sequence TAAGGAGCCCTTTCTCAATATTGCTATTCCCCTGACGCGTTTGCCAGTTGCCGAGATAGGTATACCCTAATACCTTCTGGAAAAATGTGAGGACACGTTCCTGTGTGCCAATTTCTCTGTCACCAACGGTGTTCATTTTTATGAATTCCTTTGGACTTTCCGCAGAGGTGTTCTGAATCACATAACGGGAGGCAGCCGCACAGCAACCTCGCCTGACGCGTTGTCTCGCTCAAGAAAAATCCTGCCATTGAGGGGGACCGAATCGAGAATGATCGGACTGTGAGAGGTTAGAATGATCTGGAGGTTGTTACGGAGTGCCAATTGTTGTAAATGCAGCATGAAAAGTTGATGTAACTGCGGATGGACTTTCGTCTCCACATCGTCAATCAGAATGAGTGCTCCTTCAAGTTGTGTAATTTCCTTTGATAACCGAAGGATGGCGTGTTCGTTATCTGCTGTTTTCAATTCCGGGTATACCGTACCATCTTCTTGCGGGTCACAGAGAAGACTTCTAACACCTCTTGACAAATTAACAACTTCTGGATATCTGGACCGGAGGATTTGAAGAGCAAATTCTATCTGTAATGCTGTTAGCGGTGTCTCTTGGGGTTCAGATTTCAGACATGACATGCTAAGAACCCCACGTACCTCTGATGGATTGCTCAGATTGCTAAGCGTTCTGAGATAGACCTGCCGCTCCGGTTGACTGGCATTCTGACGCCCCAGGAAACTCCGACTCCACCCCGCGGCACGCCGCCATCGCATAGAACGCATACCTTCTGGGGTCTGATAGTTGAATTCCAGCCTTATTCTTTGTCGTATATCCTGACGGTCCCCGAGTTTAGGGCGATAATCGGGAAAAAGTGTGGACGGAACGAAATCCTTAGGGCCCGCTCCCGGCACTTTATAGGCACAAGCAGCTGTAAAAAGCACTGTTGACTTTCCGGTGGCATTTCCCCCCGCAATGACACTCACTGGATAATCAAACAGCACCCGCAAATTGTCAAGTCCACGAAGCCCGTCTAAATAAATCTCTGACAGGAAATGGGATAGATGTGGTTTTTTCCCTTGTAAACTATCCCAGAGTTCTGCTAAGCGTCTCTCAATCATGAATTACAGCCTCCCGATCCTTTGATGTCGTGGTGTGCCGTCCAAACTGAAATTTCTGTGGTGTGACTCTGGCTGCATCTTATACTGCATCTTATACTGCATCTTATACTGCATCTTATACTGCATCTTCTGATTTCAGATTCGCGAATTCAGTTCTTCCTTTGTCTGTTAGCCGGTACTTTTGCCGTGGACTTCTGGGTTTATCTGGGAGCGTGTATTCGATCATCTGATCGTCCAAAAGGTCCCGAACAACGTTATAGAGTTGACCGGATGCCTTCTTATGTCCTAATTGCTTGGACAATTCGGATCTTGACAGTGGACCATCGGCAAGCAAGTTTAGCACCTGTGATTTAAGATCTCTAGGGAGGAACTCTGGCTGCACCTTAATCTGCTCTGGAGGTTTAGCACGCCAAATCGTTGTTTTAAATCCACTGCTATCGGCGAATTCCGGTTCGGATAAGCCCGCATCACTGCAACGGCGGATCATGTCTAACGTCCCTCTAACCGCTTCTCAGTCATGGATGACTACTTCCTTCTGATTCCCAATTCCTCAATATTACCGATGGTATCAATGAGATACTCTTGAATGCTTGCGTAGTTTAAGATGAGACTGTAGAATGTTGTATCGCACACATCGCTGAAGCGTTCCTGCACTTTGCGACTAATAATCTCCCGATTCTTGAAAATGCCCAGAGAACGGAACGATATCCCCCACTCCTTGAACTGATGCAGGGCAATTGTAGCATCGCGGGTTCTATTATCACTGTTGAGTGCAAACACAAAAAGCGGCTCACGCATCCCGTTAATTCGACAATCTACGATGTAGTTTTTTTCGGGATCTCGTTCTGGATCGCTCCAGTCAAAACGCATGCGCGATTTTGGAACATTTTCGGACAACAAGGTGCGAAAATCTTCCGTAAATGTGGATTGAATCCGTTCTCTTGACAAGTAGGATACATCAGCGATTCTCAGAAGTGCTTGGGCAAAGGCATAGAGTGCCTTACCATAATCTCCATTTGATACCTCACGTATTAATTCTCCATCGCGGTCTTCAACGTCAAAGAGAGAAAGTGCCCTTGAGATAATCTTCTTGCGCGTACCGGTATGAAGAAGTTTATCATCAATATCATAGGTCAGGTGCATATAGGTATGCCCTTCGTCAGAGATTAACCATCGCTCACCTTCCTTTTTCAGGACGATGGCGAAGTGATCTCCATCATCAAATCTGAAGGGCGTAAACACACGAAAACGATTTGTGCCATCGCTCGAAAGTCGAATCTCTGCCGAAACTGTTTCAAGAAAGTCCT is a genomic window of Candidatus Poribacteria bacterium containing:
- a CDS encoding AAA family ATPase gives rise to the protein MIERRLAELWDSLQGKKPHLSHFLSEIYLDGLRGLDNLRVLFDYPVSVIAGGNATGKSTVLFTAACAYKVPGAGPKDFVPSTLFPDYRPKLGDRQDIRQRIRLEFNYQTPEGMRSMRWRRAAGWSRSFLGRQNASQPERQVYLRTLSNLSNPSEVRGVLSMSCLKSEPQETPLTALQIEFALQILRSRYPEVVNLSRGVRSLLCDPQEDGTVYPELKTADNEHAILRLSKEITQLEGALILIDDVETKVHPQLHQLFMLHLQQLALRNNLQIILTSHSPIILDSVPLNGRIFLERDNASGEVAVRLPPVM
- a CDS encoding PadR family transcriptional regulator; amino-acid sequence: MIRRCSDAGLSEPEFADSSGFKTTIWRAKPPEQIKVQPEFLPRDLKSQVLNLLADGPLSRSELSKQLGHKKASGQLYNVVRDLLDDQMIEYTLPDKPRSPRQKYRLTDKGRTEFANLKSEDAV
- a CDS encoding DUF1828 domain-containing protein, coding for MPIKTTEKDFLETVSAEIRLSSDGTNRFRVFTPFRFDDGDHFAIVLKKEGERWLISDEGHTYMHLTYDIDDKLLHTGTRKKIISRALSLFDVEDRDGELIREVSNGDYGKALYAFAQALLRIADVSYLSRERIQSTFTEDFRTLLSENVPKSRMRFDWSDPERDPEKNYIVDCRINGMREPLFVFALNSDNRTRDATIALHQFKEWGISFRSLGIFKNREIISRKVQERFSDVCDTTFYSLILNYASIQEYLIDTIGNIEELGIRRK